The sequence below is a genomic window from Gaiellales bacterium.
GACGAGCGGCTCCTCGGCGAGGGCCGCCTGCGGCCGCTCGAGTCGGCCGACGACCTCGTCCTCGAGCGCAAGCCGGCCGCCCTGGCCGAGCGCCGCCGCCGCGACCCCGACCACCTGCTGGCGCTTGCGCTGACGGGCCTGGCGAAGCCGTAGGGCACGGTGGGGACAGTCGCGGATGGGGAATGTCCCCTATTCTGCCGATAAGATGTCCTTATGGATCTGCGGCAGCTGCAGACCTTCGTCGAGGTGGTCGAGCGCGGCTCGTTCTCGGCCGCGGCCGACGCGCTCGGCGTGACCCAGCCCGCGGTGAGCCAGCAGATCCAGACGCTCGAGCGCATGCTGGGCGAGCCGCTGATCGACCGCTCCGGCCGCCGCGCGGCCCCGACCGACCGCGGCGAGGTGCTGCACCGCTACGCGCTTCGCATGCTCGCCCTGCGCGACGAGCTTGCCCGCGACCTGGCCCAGGACTCCGACCAGCCCACCGGCCACCTGATCGTCGGCGCATCCACCGGGCCTGGGGAGCACGTGCTGCCGCAGCTCCTGGGCGGCTTCCGGGCGGCGCACCCGCGGGTCGAGGTGACGCTCCGGGTCGATGCCACCGGCTCGGTGATCGACCGCGTGCTCGACCGCGACCTGGAGCTCGGCGTCGTCGGCGCCCGCCGCAGCCATCGCGCCCTCGAGTTCGAGCCCTTCCTGCGTGACCGGGTCGTGCTGGCGGTCCCCGCCGGCCACCGCTTCGCCGGCCGGGCCGTGAGCCTGGAGGAGCTCGTGGCCGAGCCCCAGGTCGTCATGCAGCCCGGCGCCGGCATCCGCCAAGTGATCGAGGACGAGCTGCGCGAGGCCGGCGTGCGCGTGCGCGACCTGAACGTCGCGATGGAGGCCGGCCTCCAGGAGTCGGCCAAGTCCGCGGTCGAGGCCGGCTACGGCGTCTGCTTCTTCTCCTCGCTGGCGGTGCAGAAGGAGCTGCGGCTGGGGACGCTCGCGACCGCCGAGGTGACGGGGCTCGACCCCGTCCGCGACTTCTACTCGGTGCGCCTGGCGACGCGAAGCCGGCGGCGGCTCACGGACGCCTTCCTTGCGTGGTGCCGTGAGCGGCTCGCCGCCGACTTCGCGCCGGTTCTCCGCTAGCGCACCGGCGGGATGTGCAGGTCGCCCCGGTTGGCGCGGCAGCTCTGGGCCACGCCGCTCGGGTCGCCGGCCGCCGCCAGAGCGTAGTTGTGCTTGACGTACCGGATGCCGCCGTCGGAGGCGTAGATCGCGAACGGGGGCTTCGTGCCGGCCGGCGGCGCCACGTTCTCGGGCGAGCCGGGAGGAGCGACGACGATGTGGTGCCGGACGAGATCGCTCAGCGCGGCGCGGGCGCTGCCGGCCGCTGGAGCGTCGTGCGCCCGGATGGCCTCGGCCCAGTAGCACTCCCAGGCGGTCTGGGCGATGCCGACGGCCATGCCGCCCGGCTCGCTGCGGTTCGTGATCGTGTGCGGGGCAAGCGTGCGGTAGGGCCAGGCCATGCCGGGCGGCAGGCGCAGCTCGTGCGTGGCGTCGCGGTACAGCTTCCGCCACACCTGCGGGTCCTTGATGAACGTGTTGTCGGTGTGCCAGCCGAACAGGTTCGTGCTGACGGCGACCGCCGTGCCCGCGGTGAGCGTCACCGCGAGGCCGGCGGCGGCGGCGAGGACGAGCTTGCGGCGGCGGCGGGCCGGGCGAGCGCCGGCGCCGCTCGGCGGCGTGGCGACGATGCGGTCGAAGAGGGTCTCGCGATCTGCCTCGATCGGCACCGAGGCGGGCCGGGAGGCGCGGAGGCGATCCATGGCGTTCATGTGGACTTCACCTCGAGGACGTCGGGGGTGTTCGGGAGTCCGTCCGCGGCGAGCGACCGGGCGAAGCGGCGCCGGGCGCGCAGCAGGCGGACGCGGAACGCGACCGGCGCGATGCCGAGCGCCTCCGCGGCCTGGGCGGGGGTCAGGTCCTCCCAGGCGACGAGCAGGAGCGCCTCGCGGTCGCGCTCGGGGAGCGCCCGCAGGGCGCGGGTGACGGCCGGGTCGGCGCTCTCCACGGCCGGTGCGGCCTCCGGCCGGGCCAGCACCCGGTCGGCCTGCGAGCGACGCGAGCTCCGCCGCCGCTCGGCCATGAGCAGGTTTCGGGCCGTGACGAAGAGCCACGGCCGCGGGTCGTCCACGGGGACGCGGTCGAGCCGGCGCCATGCGATCGCCATCGTCTCGGCGGCGATCGCCTCCGGGTCGGAGCTGCCGCGGCGGGCCGCGTAGTCGGCGACCGGCTGGAGGTGCGCGAAGACGCGCCGGAAGCGCGCCTCCGGCCCTTCTGGGGGGTGTTGGTCTGGGTTCACACCCCTACCTGTCGCGAAGGCGTCCGGGCGTTACAGGTCAGCGGGCGCTGCCGCGCCAGTCGTCGAGGTCGGTCCAGAAGCTCGACCGCAGGGCGTCGGCGAGCCGCTCGTCGGTGTGGGCGGCGTTGAAGACGTTGTACGTCGTGTCGGCGCAGACCTCGATCTCGCTCAGCCGCACCGCACCGAGCGCGAGCACGATGTCGTGCGGCAGCTGCAGCTCGTCGGCCGTGTAGTGCTTGAAGTGCAGATCCGGCGCGCGGTCCATCAGCTCCGGCCAGTCAGGGCAGGTGCGCGTCGCCATCCGGGAAGTCTATGCCTGGGCGTGCCGGGGGCGCGAGCTCAGCGCCTCCCAGGCCAGGGCCAGGCCGATGCCCACGATCAGCCCCACCATGGCGGCGATGATGAGCGAGCTGCGCCGGGTCGCCGCGCTCACCTGGTGGGCGGCGGCCTGCGAGATGAACTGCGACGACTCGATGTCCTTCGCGGCTACGAGGGCGACCTGGTCGTTCGTCAGGTTGAGCGTGAGGGTGCCGATCTGATCGGCGGCGGCGGAGAGGTTGCTGACGAACGGCGACGAGGCCGCCACCTTGTCGAGCGGCGCCGCGTTCGACGCGTCGATCGCCGCCAGGTTTGCGTGCGCCCGCCTCTGCACCTCCTGCAGCACCTTCAGCTCGGCCTTCTCGGTCGCGACCCGACCGGAGATCAGGTCCGTTTTCATCGTCGTGTAGCGGTTCGCGTAGTCGATCAGGGAGTGCGCCAGCGAGTTGGTCGCGGCCTGCACCTTCGCCCGCGTCCACGGACCCTCGACGTTGATCGAGATCGTCGGCGGCCCGCCCCCTGTCGACGCCTTGCCGGCGGCGCCCGAGCCGGCCGGCGACGACGAGAGCACGCTCACGTGCTTGCGCAGGCTGCGGTTGTCGATCCCGGCGGCGGCCGCGGCCTTGGCGATCTGCTGCGGCGCGGTGACGTACTGGATCGAGATCTGGGGGTTCGAGAGCGGCGTCGAGGTCAGCACCGACGCGCCGCCTGGAGTGAACGGCTGTCCCAGGTAGACCGAGGCCGTCGCCGCGGACTGCTTCGTCGCCCCGCTCACGCCGTGCAGGAACACCAGCGCGACCGCTGCCACGACGGAGAGGACGATCACATACCACCGCCTCATGGCACGCCGGAAGTACTCGGTCACCCGCACCTCGCCGGCGGGCTGCGGGGGCGGGGATGTGGACACGGAGGGGTAGTCTAGTCAGCCCCATTGGAGCAAGCTTTGGTCACCCGTCCCCTCCGCGTGGCGCTTGTCGACCCGTCCGGCTACTCGCGGCCGTACGATCATGAGCTCGCCCGCGCCCTTGCCCGGCGCGGCCACGAGGTCACGCTGTGGACGTCCGCATTCGTCCACGGCGATGCTCCCCAGCCGGCCGGATACGCCGTACGCGAGCACTTCTACCGGCGCAGCAACGCGATGCGGGTCGGCGCTCGCCTGCGCCCGGCCGCGAAGGCGGCAGAGCACGTCGCCGACCTGCGTCGGCTGCGCGGAGCGCTGCGCCGCGAGCGCCCCGACGTCGTCCACGTGCAGTGGGCCGTCCTGCGGCCGGTCGAGCGGACGTTCTACCGCCGCCTGCATGCGTCCGGGATTCCGGTGGTCTTCACCGCGCACGACCCGGTGCCGAACGTCGGCGGCGCCGCCCGCAGGCGATCGGTCGCCGCCACGGCGCGGTCGTTCGCGCGGGTGATCTGCCACAGCGACTGGGGCCGCCGCGCGCTCGTCGAGCAGTGCGGCGTCGAGCCCGGGCGGGTGCGGGTCGTCCCCCACGGCGTGTTCGGCTACCTGGCCGAGCTCGCGCCGGTCGCGCCGCCCGCCGACCCGAACGGCCCGCTGGCGGTCGCGCCGGGGCTGATCAGGCCGTACAAGGGCACCGACGTCCTGCTCGAGGCCTGGCCGCAGGTGCGCCGCCACGTCCCCGATGCGACGCTGCTCGTGGCCGGGCGGCCGATGATGGACACGTCCGCCCTTCCGACCGGCCAGCCGGGGGTGGTGTACCTGCCCCGTTACCTCTCCGACGCCGAGCTGGCCGCCGCCCTGCGCCGGGCGGACGCCGTCGTCATGCCCTACCGCCGCATCGACAACTCGGGCGTGCTCGCGGCGGCGCTCGCGTTCGCGGCGCCGCTCGTCCTGAGCGACGTGGGCGGGTTCGGGGAGCTCCACCGCCGTGACGGCGTCGGCGAGCTGGTGCAGGCCGGCGACGCCGCCGGCCTGGCCGCGGCGCTCACCCGCGTGCTCGGCGACGACGACCTGCGCGCCGCCCTGCGCGAGCGCAGCGCCGCGGCGGCCGCCGGCCCGCTCAGCTGGGCAGCCGTCGCCGAGCGCACCGAGGACGTGTACAGGGAGCTCGCTAGGTGAGCCGCGAGCCGGCGGCCTTGTCCCACGTCGCCGGGACGCCGCGGCGCAGGTAGCCGACGAGCGCGATCACGGTCGCGAGCGTCACGAGCAGGTAGTAGTGCAGGATCCGCAGCACGCGGACGCGTCCGCGCAGCAGCATCGAGAGCCCGACGAGCGCCAGGCCCGCCAGCTGGGCTGCCAGGGCGACCGCGTAGACGGTGGCGTGGGGCGCCAGGGCGGCGCTCGTGACCAGCAGCAGGAGGTGCAGCGGCCCGCTCCAGTAGCGCAGCAGGCGGTGGGAGACGATCTCGACCCAGTACACCGGCCCCAGCCGGCGCAGGCCGAACATGCGGCCGCGGAACAG
It includes:
- a CDS encoding selenium metabolism-associated LysR family transcriptional regulator, producing the protein MDLRQLQTFVEVVERGSFSAAADALGVTQPAVSQQIQTLERMLGEPLIDRSGRRAAPTDRGEVLHRYALRMLALRDELARDLAQDSDQPTGHLIVGASTGPGEHVLPQLLGGFRAAHPRVEVTLRVDATGSVIDRVLDRDLELGVVGARRSHRALEFEPFLRDRVVLAVPAGHRFAGRAVSLEELVAEPQVVMQPGAGIRQVIEDELREAGVRVRDLNVAMEAGLQESAKSAVEAGYGVCFFSSLAVQKELRLGTLATAEVTGLDPVRDFYSVRLATRSRRRLTDAFLAWCRERLAADFAPVLR
- a CDS encoding sigma-70 family RNA polymerase sigma factor, with protein sequence MNPDQHPPEGPEARFRRVFAHLQPVADYAARRGSSDPEAIAAETMAIAWRRLDRVPVDDPRPWLFVTARNLLMAERRRSSRRSQADRVLARPEAAPAVESADPAVTRALRALPERDREALLLVAWEDLTPAQAAEALGIAPVAFRVRLLRARRRFARSLAADGLPNTPDVLEVKST
- a CDS encoding glycosyltransferase family 4 protein; protein product: MALVDPSGYSRPYDHELARALARRGHEVTLWTSAFVHGDAPQPAGYAVREHFYRRSNAMRVGARLRPAAKAAEHVADLRRLRGALRRERPDVVHVQWAVLRPVERTFYRRLHASGIPVVFTAHDPVPNVGGAARRRSVAATARSFARVICHSDWGRRALVEQCGVEPGRVRVVPHGVFGYLAELAPVAPPADPNGPLAVAPGLIRPYKGTDVLLEAWPQVRRHVPDATLLVAGRPMMDTSALPTGQPGVVYLPRYLSDAELAAALRRADAVVMPYRRIDNSGVLAAALAFAAPLVLSDVGGFGELHRRDGVGELVQAGDAAGLAAALTRVLGDDDLRAALRERSAAAAAGPLSWAAVAERTEDVYRELAR